Proteins co-encoded in one Papaver somniferum cultivar HN1 chromosome 5, ASM357369v1, whole genome shotgun sequence genomic window:
- the LOC113281719 gene encoding transcription factor MYB16-like, protein MGRTPCCEKLGLKKGPWTPEEDQKLLAYIEEYGHGSWRALPPKAGLQRCGKSCRLRWTNYLRPDIKRGKFTLQEEQSIIQLHALLGNRWSAIATHLPKRTDNEIKNYWNTHLKKRLTKMGIDPVTHKPKSDALSSVTDGQSKNSANLSHMAQWESARLEAEARLARESKIIKFNTSMVQQRPNSGSLAVDSSSSSSAQLLNKMATQPAAQALCLDVLRAWQGIKREATSSGSILGLGSNQDFIESPTSTLSSTDNSNPFPHMGFEETSRGGVEFAEDLNHFGGIMKEECDEDWKGYEKCVDDVVSAVDGQWTFEPLKIVDGQEPVLHFDDGFTDLLLGHDDQKDQEMNGGSCRDPTNADLETGKADEFDQENKNYWNNVFNLVTTSPSKSHEF, encoded by the exons ATGGGAAGAACTCCATGTTGTGAAAAACTAGGGTTAAAGAAAGGTCCATGGACACCTGAAGAAGATCAAAAACTTTTAGCTTACATTGAAGAATATGGCCATGGAAGCTGGCGCGCATTACCTCCTAAAGCCG GGCTTCAAAGGTGTGGTAAGAGTTGTAGATTGAGATGGACTAATTACTTAAGACCTGATATTAAGAGAGGAAAATTCACTCTTCAAGAAGAACAATCTATCATTCAACTCCATGCACTTCTTGGAAACAG GTGGTCAGCTATAGCTACTCATCTTCCCAAGAGAACAGACAATGAAATCAAAAACTATTGGAACACTCATCTTAAAAAACGTTTAACAAAAATGGGTATAGATCCGGTGACACACAAGCCCAAGAGTGATGCCCTGAGCTCAGTAACAGACGGTCAATCTAAGAACTCAGCTAACCTCAGCCACATGGCTCAGTGGGAAAGTGCTCGACTTGAAGCCGAAGCTCGTTTGGCTCGAGAGTCTAAGATAATCAAATTCAATACTTCTATGGTCCAACAACGTCCAAATTCAGGCTCATTGGCTGTGGATTCATCATCGTCATCGTCGGCTCAACTCCTAAACAAAATGGCTACACAACCAGCTGCTCAAGCGCTTTGTCTAGATGTTCTAAGAGCTTGGCAAGGAATAAAACGAGAGGCAACGTCATCTGGTTCCATTCTGGGTCTTGGTTCTAACCAAGATTTCATTGAGTCTCCTACTTCTACTTTGAGCTCTACGGATAATTCAAATCCATTCCCGCACATGGGATTTGAAGAAACTTCCAGGGGTGGTGTAGAATTTGCCGAGGATTtgaatcattttggaggaatcaTGAAAGAAGAATGCGATGAAGATTGGAAAGGGTATGAAAAATGTGTAGATGATGTTGTGTCAGCGGTCGATGGTCAGTGGACATTTGAACCACTAAAAATTGTGGATGGACAAGAACCAGTTCTGCATTTCGATGACGGGTTCACTGATCTTCTATTAGGACATGATGACCAAAAGGATCAGGAAATGAACGGTGGGAGCTGCCGAGATCCGACTAATGCCGACCTTGAAACTGGTAAAGCCGATgaatttgatcaagagaataaaAATTACTGGAACAATGTTTTCAATTTGGTGACCACTTCTCCATCAAAATCACATGAATTTTAG